Proteins encoded in a region of the Neoarius graeffei isolate fNeoGra1 chromosome 3, fNeoGra1.pri, whole genome shotgun sequence genome:
- the LOC132882471 gene encoding craniofacial development protein 2-like, producing NDDGPSNPSGRHPTDNGTKNEALMRCRRTIFMASFNACTIRTDSKARELSNRASALSIEVLGIQEHRHVHPAVLQFSRIEDHFLVTSSAWRNEAQAAVGGVGLLLTNRAKKALCDVQSYTPRILLAIFAGNPATTVIVAYSPTNASDTADMDLFYRHLRGAIQDTPAHNFLVILGDFNARLGPADASFPFHQDTNRNGEYLAELMMEHNLLAANTCFRKRMGKRWTFMDRATESKRQLDYILVRKKWRNRVLNAEAYNCFASIGSDHRVVSMKFRLSLRVPKQQPRQTHYNWKCLATSPALQE from the coding sequence AATGACGATGGGCCCTCAAATCCCTCTGGAAGGCATCCAACTGATAATGGCACCAAAAACGAGGCACTAATGCGTTGTAGGAGAACCATTTTTATGGCCTCTTTCAATGCATGTACAATCCGTACAGACTCGAAAGCAAGAGAACTAAGCAACCGAGCATCAGCGCTCAGCATCGAAGTCTTGGGGATCCAGGAACACCGGCATGTCCACCCAGCCGTACTCCAGTTTAGCCGAATCGAGGACCATTTTCTTGTAACATCCTCAGCGTGGAGAAATGAGGCACAAGCAGCTGTGGGTGGGGTGGGTCTTCTGCTGACCAACCGTGCAAAGAAAGCGCTATGCGACGTTCAATCATACACTCCTCGCATTCTTCTGGCCATATTTGCCGGTAACCCAGCCACTACAGTAATAGTAGCATATTCTCCAACGAATGCCTCGGATACCGCTGATATGGACCTTTTTTACAGACATCTTCGTGGAGCCATACAGGATACCCCCGCGCATAACTTCTTGGTCATCTTAGGGGACTTTAATGCCAGACTTGGCCCTGCGGACGCAAGCTTCCCTTTCCACCAAGATACTAACAGAAATGGTGAATACCTTGCCGAACTGATGATGGAGCACAACTTGCTGGCAGCCAACACCTGCTTCAGAAAACGGATGGGAAAGAGATGGACATTCATGGACAGGGCCACTGAGTCAAAACGACAACTTGACTACATCCTGGTTAGAAAGAAGTGGCGTAACCGCGTACTCAATGCCGAAGCTTATAACTGCTTTGCGAGTATCGGTTCTGATCACAGAGTGGTTTCAATGAAGTTCCGTCTTAGCCTTCGAGTTCCCAAGCAACAACCAAGGCAAACGCACTATAACTGGAAATGTCTGGCGACCTCTCCAGCCCTACAGGAGTGA